Proteins encoded in a region of the Photobacterium profundum SS9 genome:
- the guaB gene encoding IMP dehydrogenase: protein MLRIKQEALTFDDVLLVPAHSTVLPNTADLRTQLTKKISLNIPMVSAAMDTVTEGRFAIALAQEGGIGFIHKNMSIEQQANQVRMVKKFEAGVVSEPVTVKPTATIADVKQLTLENGFAGYPVVSDNNELVGIITGRDVRFVTDLSIKVEDVMTPKTKLAAAKEGASREDVEAIMQEYRVEKVLLVNDDFQLKGMITAKDFQKAERKPNACKDERGRLRVGAAVGAGAGNEERVKALAEAGVDVLLIDSSHGHSEGVLQRIRETRAAFPELQIIGGNVATAAGARALIDAGVDAVKVGIGPGSICTTRIVTGVGVPQLTAISDAVDAASEFGIPVIADGGIRYSGDMCKAIAAGASCVMVGSMFAGTEEAPGEVELYQGRAYKSYRGMGSLGAMSQGSSDRYFQTDNAADKLVPEGIEGRVAYKGHIKEIIHQQMGGLRSSMGLTGSATIDDLRTKTEFVRISGAGIKESHVHDVTITKEAPNYRMA, encoded by the coding sequence ATGTTACGTATCAAACAAGAAGCTTTAACTTTTGATGATGTTTTGCTGGTTCCAGCACACTCTACGGTTCTCCCTAACACTGCCGATCTGCGCACCCAGTTAACGAAAAAGATTTCGCTAAACATACCTATGGTTTCTGCTGCAATGGACACAGTAACTGAAGGTCGTTTTGCGATCGCGTTAGCTCAAGAAGGTGGCATTGGCTTCATTCACAAGAATATGTCTATCGAACAACAAGCGAACCAAGTTCGCATGGTTAAAAAGTTCGAAGCTGGTGTTGTGTCTGAACCTGTAACAGTGAAGCCAACTGCAACGATTGCAGATGTAAAACAACTTACCCTTGAAAATGGTTTTGCTGGTTATCCGGTAGTCTCTGATAACAACGAACTCGTTGGTATTATCACTGGCCGTGATGTACGTTTCGTCACAGATCTGTCCATTAAAGTTGAAGATGTGATGACGCCGAAAACAAAATTGGCGGCAGCAAAAGAAGGTGCCTCTCGTGAAGACGTTGAAGCTATCATGCAAGAATATCGTGTAGAGAAAGTGCTACTGGTAAATGATGACTTCCAACTGAAAGGCATGATCACTGCAAAAGATTTCCAAAAAGCAGAACGCAAACCGAACGCATGTAAAGATGAACGTGGCCGTCTACGTGTTGGTGCTGCTGTTGGCGCCGGTGCGGGTAACGAAGAGCGCGTTAAAGCATTAGCGGAAGCAGGTGTTGATGTTCTTCTTATCGATTCATCTCACGGTCACTCTGAAGGCGTTTTACAACGTATTCGTGAAACCCGTGCAGCTTTCCCTGAACTACAAATCATTGGTGGTAACGTAGCAACTGCTGCAGGTGCTCGTGCCCTAATCGATGCTGGTGTAGATGCTGTTAAAGTCGGCATCGGCCCTGGCTCAATCTGTACAACGCGTATTGTGACAGGTGTAGGTGTTCCTCAGTTAACCGCTATTTCTGATGCCGTTGATGCTGCGTCTGAGTTTGGTATCCCAGTTATTGCTGATGGCGGTATTCGCTATTCTGGCGATATGTGTAAAGCAATTGCTGCTGGCGCATCATGTGTCATGGTTGGTTCAATGTTCGCTGGTACTGAAGAAGCACCGGGTGAAGTGGAACTATACCAAGGTCGTGCTTACAAATCTTACCGCGGTATGGGATCGCTTGGCGCGATGTCTCAAGGTTCTTCAGACCGATATTTCCAGACTGATAATGCAGCAGACAAATTGGTTCCAGAAGGAATCGAAGGTCGTGTTGCTTACAAAGGTCACATTAAAGAAATCATACACCAGCAAATGGGTGGACTTCGTTCAAGCATGGGCCTTACAGGTTCAGCTACGATTGACGACTTACGCACTAAAACTGAGTTTGTTCGTATCTCTGGTGCTGGCATCAAAGAATCACACGTGCACGATGTAACAATTACCAAAGAAGCACCAAATTACCGCATGGCTTAA
- the fghA gene encoding S-formylglutathione hydrolase — MTLENISSNKSFGGWNKQYTHRSTALNCNMRFAIFLPPQIVSGKKVPVLYWLSGLTCTDENFMHKAGAQRLAAELGMAIVAPDTSPRGDDVTDDADGSYDFGLGAGFYVNATQAPFNRHYQMYDYVVNELPDLIEANFPVTQQRAISGHSMGGHGALTIALKNPARFSSVSAFSPIVNPMQCPWGQKAFTGYLGKDTEQWKAYDATELMKHTDARLPALVDQGDQDNFMVEQLKPEALVAVAESVGYPLELRMQEGYDHSYFFIASFIEDHLRFHAKHFA, encoded by the coding sequence ATGACTTTAGAGAACATCAGCTCAAACAAAAGTTTTGGCGGTTGGAACAAACAATATACTCACCGTTCGACTGCATTAAACTGCAATATGCGTTTTGCCATTTTTTTACCACCGCAAATTGTCAGTGGTAAAAAAGTGCCCGTTCTGTATTGGTTATCAGGCTTAACCTGCACTGATGAAAACTTCATGCACAAAGCAGGGGCACAACGTCTAGCCGCCGAATTAGGTATGGCTATTGTCGCCCCAGATACGAGCCCACGCGGTGACGATGTTACTGATGATGCCGATGGCAGCTATGACTTTGGGTTAGGTGCAGGCTTTTATGTCAATGCCACGCAAGCGCCCTTTAACCGTCATTACCAAATGTATGATTATGTAGTTAACGAACTGCCTGATCTGATTGAAGCAAACTTCCCTGTAACACAACAACGTGCTATCAGCGGTCACTCTATGGGTGGCCATGGTGCATTGACAATTGCCCTGAAAAACCCTGCACGCTTTAGTTCGGTATCGGCATTCAGCCCAATCGTGAACCCGATGCAATGCCCATGGGGACAAAAAGCATTCACAGGCTACCTAGGCAAAGACACCGAACAATGGAAAGCCTACGACGCAACTGAACTCATGAAACACACTGATGCTCGGCTACCAGCGTTAGTTGATCAAGGCGATCAAGACAATTTCATGGTAGAACAATTAAAACCAGAAGCATTGGTTGCTGTAGCAGAAAGTGTCGGCTACCCATTGGAACTACGCATGCAAGAAGGCTACGACCACAGCTACTTCTTTATTGCGAGCTTTATTGAAGATCACCTGCGCTTCCACGCTAAGCACTTTGCTTAA
- the tadA gene encoding tRNA adenosine(34) deaminase TadA, whose amino-acid sequence MLVTDNTDVNHDEQYMRRAIELASQAEAEGEVPVGAVVVYNGQVVGEGWNRSIGQHDATAHAEMMALRQAGKVVQNYRLLDATLYVTLEPCPMCAGAMVHSRIGKVIFGASDLKTGAAGSVMNLLSYDEVNHHVDCQSGVLDEECRAQLQAFFKRRRAEKKAEKKARQAALDN is encoded by the coding sequence ATGCTTGTGACAGATAACACCGACGTAAATCACGATGAACAATATATGCGCCGTGCTATTGAGCTTGCCAGCCAAGCAGAGGCTGAAGGTGAAGTACCTGTCGGTGCTGTGGTGGTATATAACGGTCAGGTTGTTGGTGAAGGATGGAACCGCTCGATTGGTCAACATGATGCAACAGCCCACGCCGAGATGATGGCATTGCGTCAAGCTGGAAAGGTGGTTCAAAACTACCGTTTATTAGATGCCACGCTATACGTGACACTTGAACCTTGCCCTATGTGTGCTGGTGCGATGGTGCATAGCCGAATTGGTAAAGTTATTTTTGGTGCGAGTGATTTAAAAACGGGTGCCGCGGGCAGTGTAATGAATTTACTCAGCTACGATGAAGTGAACCACCATGTTGATTGTCAATCCGGCGTATTAGATGAAGAATGTCGAGCCCAGCTACAAGCCTTTTTTAAGCGCCGTCGTGCAGAAAAGAAAGCAGAAAAAAAAGCGCGCCAAGCCGCGTTAGATAATTGA
- the guaA gene encoding glutamine-hydrolyzing GMP synthase, translated as MTTSTNIHDQRILILDFGSQYTQLIARRIREIGVYCELWSWDVDEADIRDFNPNGIILSGGPESVTGDESPRAPQYVFEAGVPVFGVCYGMQTMAEQLGGKVAGSSMREFGYAQVEIVEPTSFFKNIEDAVAEDGNGLLDVWMSHGDKVVEIPSDFVKVAQTDTCPFAAIANEEKHFYGVQFHPEVTHTRQGMRIIENFVLNICGCENLWTSANIIEDAIANIKEQVGDDEVILGLSGGVDSSVVAMLLHRAIGDKLTCVFVDNGLLRLNEGEQVMDMFGDHFGLNIVHVKAEDRFLNALAGENDPEAKRKIIGHAFIDVFDEESKKLKNAKWLAQGTIYPDVIESAASKNGKAHVIKSHHNVGGLPDDMEMGLVEPLRELFKDEVRKIGLELGLPYNMLYRHPFPGPGLGVRVLGEVKKEYCDLLRRADAIFIEELHSADLYNKVSQAFTVFLPVRSVGVMGDGRKYDWVVSLRAVETIDFMTAHWAHLPYDFLGKVSNRIINEVDGISRVVYDISGKPPATIEWE; from the coding sequence ATGACTACATCTACTAATATTCATGACCAGCGTATCCTTATTCTGGATTTTGGTTCTCAATATACTCAGCTAATCGCACGTCGTATCCGTGAAATCGGTGTTTATTGTGAGCTTTGGAGCTGGGACGTTGATGAAGCCGATATTCGTGACTTCAACCCGAACGGTATCATCCTTTCTGGTGGGCCGGAGAGCGTAACCGGAGATGAATCACCTCGCGCACCACAATATGTGTTTGAAGCGGGTGTACCTGTATTTGGTGTGTGTTACGGCATGCAAACCATGGCCGAGCAGCTTGGCGGTAAAGTTGCCGGCTCTTCAATGCGTGAATTTGGTTACGCACAAGTCGAAATTGTTGAACCAACATCATTCTTTAAAAATATTGAAGATGCAGTAGCCGAAGATGGTAATGGGTTGCTGGATGTATGGATGAGCCACGGTGATAAAGTGGTCGAAATCCCGTCTGATTTTGTTAAGGTTGCCCAAACTGATACTTGCCCGTTTGCGGCAATTGCCAACGAAGAGAAGCATTTCTACGGTGTGCAGTTCCACCCGGAAGTGACCCATACCCGCCAGGGCATGCGTATTATCGAGAACTTTGTTCTTAATATCTGTGGCTGTGAGAACCTTTGGACATCAGCAAACATCATAGAAGACGCCATTGCTAACATCAAAGAGCAAGTGGGTGATGATGAAGTTATCTTAGGCTTATCTGGCGGTGTAGATTCATCTGTTGTGGCTATGCTGCTTCACCGTGCTATTGGTGACAAACTAACCTGTGTATTCGTTGATAACGGTTTGCTTCGTTTAAACGAGGGTGAGCAAGTGATGGATATGTTCGGTGACCATTTTGGTTTGAACATTGTGCATGTTAAAGCTGAAGATCGTTTCTTAAACGCACTGGCTGGTGAGAACGATCCTGAAGCGAAGCGTAAGATTATCGGTCACGCCTTTATTGATGTATTCGATGAAGAATCGAAGAAGCTGAAAAATGCTAAGTGGTTGGCTCAAGGTACTATCTACCCTGATGTCATCGAGTCTGCTGCCTCTAAAAATGGTAAAGCGCATGTGATTAAATCTCACCATAACGTTGGCGGTCTGCCAGATGATATGGAAATGGGATTAGTTGAGCCTCTACGTGAATTGTTTAAAGATGAAGTACGTAAGATTGGTCTAGAACTAGGTCTTCCGTACAATATGCTTTACCGCCACCCGTTCCCTGGACCAGGTCTAGGTGTACGTGTACTAGGTGAAGTAAAGAAAGAGTACTGTGACTTACTACGTCGTGCAGATGCTATCTTCATTGAAGAGCTACACAGTGCAGATCTTTACAACAAAGTGTCTCAAGCATTTACGGTATTCCTACCAGTACGCTCGGTTGGCGTAATGGGTGATGGTCGTAAATATGATTGGGTTGTATCACTGCGTGCTGTTGAAACGATTGATTTCATGACTGCGCATTGGGCACACCTTCCATACGATTTCTTAGGTAAGGTTTCTAACCGTATCATTAACGAAGTTGATGGCATTTCACGTGTTGTTTACGATATTTCTGGTAAGCCACCAGCAACTATCGAGTGGGAATAA
- a CDS encoding AbgT family transporter — MSKQAIDKMPPAPSSAMNRFLNAIETTGNKIPDPALLFFWGLIIVWILSAIFAQFDFGFVHPVTGQAVEVKNLLTGESFASFLANMVKNFTGFAPLGIVLVAMLGVGVAEASGFINTGLKKMLNFTPAKLLTPMLILVAIVSHTAADAGYVLVIPLGGIIFHAAGRHPLAGIAAAFAGVSGGFSANFIPSGIDPLLAGFTQSAAQILDPTYIVNPLSNLLFTGLSSILVVSIGWYVTDKVIEPRLANTAIDEDAEEAPDMGSFTAVESKAFSRAGWAMIAGIVVLVASVIPETSPLRSPTGDITAFNAPLMQSIVPLIFILFVIPGVVYGRIAGTFKSSDDVIKSMSATMSSMGSFMVMAFFIAQFLVAFTQSNLGTLLALSGAELLHAMNLPGQVTIVGMILLTAFVNLLVGSASAKWALIGPILVPMLMAVGISPELTQAAYRVGDSVSNIISPMMVFFPLVVVYMQRYVKGSGIGSLASMMMPYSIAMMIGWTIFLLVYWALGIPLGVQAPYTYSM, encoded by the coding sequence ATGAGTAAGCAAGCAATAGATAAAATGCCTCCTGCACCTAGCAGTGCTATGAACCGCTTTTTGAATGCAATTGAAACAACAGGTAACAAAATCCCCGATCCAGCTTTATTGTTTTTTTGGGGATTAATCATCGTTTGGATCCTTTCTGCCATTTTTGCTCAGTTTGATTTTGGGTTTGTACACCCAGTTACAGGTCAAGCAGTTGAAGTGAAAAACTTATTAACGGGTGAGTCATTTGCTAGTTTCTTAGCAAATATGGTTAAGAACTTTACCGGCTTTGCACCTTTAGGCATCGTATTGGTGGCGATGTTGGGTGTGGGTGTTGCTGAAGCGTCAGGCTTTATCAATACTGGCCTTAAGAAGATGCTTAATTTTACGCCTGCGAAATTATTAACACCAATGTTAATCTTGGTGGCAATCGTTTCTCACACCGCTGCTGATGCGGGTTACGTGTTGGTTATTCCACTAGGTGGTATCATCTTCCACGCTGCTGGACGTCACCCTCTTGCGGGTATTGCCGCTGCATTTGCGGGTGTATCAGGCGGTTTCTCTGCTAACTTTATTCCATCAGGGATTGATCCTTTATTAGCTGGCTTTACGCAGTCTGCGGCACAAATTCTAGATCCTACTTATATCGTAAACCCATTATCTAACTTATTATTTACCGGTTTATCTTCAATACTTGTTGTGAGTATCGGTTGGTATGTAACAGATAAGGTGATTGAACCACGCTTAGCAAATACTGCAATCGATGAAGATGCAGAAGAAGCGCCAGATATGGGCTCTTTCACTGCAGTAGAAAGTAAAGCTTTCTCTCGTGCTGGCTGGGCAATGATCGCTGGTATTGTGGTATTGGTTGCGTCAGTTATTCCTGAAACGTCGCCACTTCGTTCGCCGACTGGTGATATCACAGCATTCAATGCGCCGTTAATGCAGTCGATTGTACCGCTAATCTTTATTCTATTCGTTATTCCTGGTGTGGTGTACGGTAGGATTGCGGGTACCTTTAAATCAAGTGATGATGTTATTAAGTCTATGTCTGCAACAATGAGCAGCATGGGCAGCTTCATGGTAATGGCATTCTTTATTGCTCAATTCTTAGTTGCATTTACGCAATCTAACTTGGGTACATTGCTGGCGCTTTCTGGTGCTGAATTGCTTCATGCAATGAACTTACCGGGACAGGTGACAATTGTTGGTATGATCTTGCTAACAGCGTTTGTTAACTTGTTAGTGGGTTCGGCATCGGCTAAGTGGGCATTGATTGGTCCAATCTTAGTACCAATGTTAATGGCTGTTGGCATCTCACCAGAGCTTACTCAGGCAGCTTACCGTGTGGGTGATTCTGTTTCTAATATTATCTCACCTATGATGGTGTTCTTCCCACTTGTTGTGGTTTACATGCAGCGTTATGTGAAGGGCTCTGGTATTGGTTCGCTTGCGTCAATGATGATGCCTTACTCAATCGCGATGATGATTGGTTGGACTATCTTCTTGCTAGTATACTGGGCACTAGGGATACCTCTTGGTGTTCAAGCACCATATACATACAGCATGTAA
- the mltF gene encoding membrane-bound lytic murein transglycosylase MltF, with protein sequence MLSNNPLITKFRELFTVALVLALLSGCQWQDDNLTDLEKIRESGVIRVGTLNNQLSYYIGNDGPTGLDYELAQRFAQKLGVKLEMQPMFTLSGLFPTLERGGIDVVAAGLTISKDRIENYHAAPAYYYASQIVVYKNGQWRPRKPADLALNKGTLSVVKGSSHEKHLIKLKEIHPDLTWESIEETDSDELLRLVAKGELDFTIADSVDVALSQRIHPDVAIAMELTEDEPIAWFVNKSTDDSLYALLIEFFGEIKQSGELAQLEEKYFGHVGSFDYVDTRAFLRAIESKLPRWESLFKKYSNEFDWRLIAALSYQESHWNPQAVSPTGVRGMMMLTLPTAKSVGVKNRLDPEQSIRGGAEYLRKMISRVPDSIESHEKVWFALASYNVGFGHMMDARRLTHKQGGNQDTWTDVKQRLPLLRQRKYYQQSRYGYARGDEALNYVENIRRYYQSIIGYEQAHSHDYDSDDVQVVDGLQTITLPPVPPRQANVDGSLNNEAAISSAEKTIEDPGPSQ encoded by the coding sequence AGCGGTGTTATCCGAGTAGGAACATTAAATAATCAGCTGTCTTATTACATTGGTAATGATGGACCAACTGGGCTTGATTATGAATTGGCTCAGCGCTTTGCCCAAAAGCTGGGGGTTAAACTCGAAATGCAACCCATGTTTACCCTTTCTGGTTTATTCCCCACTCTCGAACGTGGTGGTATTGATGTCGTAGCGGCTGGCCTCACTATATCTAAAGACCGTATCGAAAATTATCACGCAGCCCCTGCTTATTATTATGCTAGCCAGATTGTAGTATATAAAAATGGACAATGGCGCCCAAGAAAACCTGCCGACTTAGCCTTAAATAAAGGTACGTTAAGCGTTGTAAAAGGCTCTAGCCATGAAAAACACTTAATTAAACTGAAAGAAATTCACCCTGATTTGACTTGGGAGTCGATTGAAGAAACCGACTCTGATGAGCTACTACGCCTAGTGGCTAAAGGGGAACTTGATTTTACGATTGCCGATTCAGTCGATGTTGCGCTAAGTCAGCGTATTCATCCCGATGTCGCAATTGCAATGGAGCTTACCGAAGATGAACCGATTGCATGGTTTGTCAATAAATCAACGGATGATAGCCTGTACGCTCTGCTCATTGAGTTTTTTGGTGAAATCAAACAAAGTGGTGAATTAGCTCAATTAGAAGAAAAATATTTCGGTCATGTTGGCAGTTTTGATTATGTCGATACACGTGCATTTTTACGGGCGATTGAAAGTAAATTGCCCCGCTGGGAATCGTTATTTAAGAAGTATTCTAATGAGTTTGATTGGCGCTTAATTGCTGCGTTGTCCTACCAAGAATCCCATTGGAATCCACAAGCCGTATCGCCTACGGGTGTGCGCGGCATGATGATGTTAACCTTACCAACAGCCAAATCCGTTGGGGTGAAAAACCGCCTAGACCCAGAGCAAAGTATTCGTGGTGGTGCAGAGTACTTACGCAAAATGATTAGCCGAGTACCCGACAGTATCGAAAGCCATGAAAAAGTATGGTTTGCGCTTGCTTCTTATAATGTGGGCTTTGGTCATATGATGGATGCGCGTCGCCTTACCCACAAGCAAGGCGGTAACCAAGATACCTGGACCGACGTAAAACAACGCTTACCCCTATTACGCCAACGTAAATACTATCAGCAAAGTCGCTATGGTTATGCCCGTGGTGATGAAGCCTTAAATTATGTCGAAAATATTCGCCGCTACTATCAAAGTATTATTGGCTATGAACAAGCGCACAGCCACGATTATGATAGTGATGATGTACAAGTGGTTGATGGCTTACAGACCATTACCTTGCCGCCCGTACCACCAAGACAAGCTAATGTGGATGGTTCATTAAACAATGAAGCAGCAATAAGTAGTGCAGAAAAGACAATAGAAGATCCCGGGCCATCACAATAA
- a CDS encoding S-(hydroxymethyl)glutathione dehydrogenase/class III alcohol dehydrogenase, with amino-acid sequence MSDQFIKSKAAIAWGPKQPLSIEEIDVMLPRAGEVLVRIVATGVCHTDAFTLSGDDPEGIFPVVLGHEGGGIVEQIGEGVTSVQVGDHVIPLYTAECGECKFCKSGKTNLCQAVRETQGKGLMPDGTTRFYKDGQPLFHYMGCSTFSEYTVLPEISLAKVSKEAPLEEICLLGCGVTTGMGAVLNTAKVEKGDTVAIFGLGGIGLSAIIGAKMAGASRIIGVDINESKYKLATKLGATDCINPTKFDKPIQDVIVEMTDGGVDYSFECIGNVNVMRSALECCHKGWGESVIIGVAGAGQEISTRPFQLVTGRVWRGSAFGGVKGRSELPEIVERYMAGEFALDDFITHTMGLEGINDAFDLMHEGKSIRSVIHFDK; translated from the coding sequence ATGTCTGATCAATTTATCAAATCTAAAGCTGCTATCGCATGGGGTCCTAAACAGCCTCTCTCAATTGAAGAAATCGATGTAATGCTACCGCGAGCAGGCGAAGTATTAGTACGTATCGTTGCGACTGGTGTTTGCCACACTGATGCATTCACCCTTTCAGGCGACGATCCTGAAGGTATCTTCCCTGTCGTATTGGGCCATGAAGGTGGCGGTATTGTTGAACAAATTGGTGAAGGCGTAACAAGCGTTCAAGTCGGTGATCATGTTATCCCTCTTTACACAGCAGAATGTGGTGAGTGTAAGTTCTGTAAATCAGGCAAAACAAACTTATGCCAAGCGGTACGTGAAACCCAAGGTAAGGGCTTAATGCCAGACGGAACAACTCGCTTCTATAAAGATGGTCAGCCTCTTTTCCATTACATGGGTTGCTCGACATTCTCTGAATACACAGTATTACCTGAAATTTCACTAGCTAAAGTGAGTAAAGAAGCCCCACTAGAAGAAATCTGTTTACTGGGTTGTGGCGTTACAACGGGTATGGGTGCTGTTCTTAATACCGCAAAAGTAGAAAAAGGCGACACTGTTGCTATCTTCGGTTTAGGCGGTATTGGTTTATCTGCCATTATTGGCGCCAAAATGGCAGGAGCTAGCCGTATTATTGGTGTTGATATCAATGAAAGTAAATACAAGCTTGCAACAAAATTAGGCGCAACTGACTGTATAAACCCAACGAAATTCGACAAGCCAATTCAAGACGTTATTGTTGAAATGACAGACGGCGGTGTTGATTACTCATTCGAGTGTATCGGTAACGTAAACGTAATGCGTTCAGCACTTGAGTGTTGTCACAAAGGTTGGGGAGAATCTGTCATCATCGGCGTTGCGGGTGCAGGACAAGAGATCTCAACCCGTCCATTCCAACTTGTGACTGGGCGTGTATGGCGTGGCTCTGCATTCGGTGGTGTTAAAGGTCGTTCAGAATTACCAGAAATCGTTGAGCGCTACATGGCAGGCGAATTCGCACTGGATGATTTCATTACTCATACAATGGGTCTTGAAGGTATCAATGATGCGTTCGACCTAATGCACGAAGGTAAGAGTATTCGTAGTGTTATTCACTTCGATAAGTAA